In Phoenix dactylifera cultivar Barhee BC4 chromosome 1, palm_55x_up_171113_PBpolish2nd_filt_p, whole genome shotgun sequence, the genomic stretch CCATGTTTAGTCATGACTCACGTAAGAAGGTGCATGACATGAGATGGATCCAAATGGCTCTTGGTGCTGATATGATCCCAGTCAGACTGACCTCCAGTAGCACCCAGCATAAAAATGTAGACAAACCAGTTCACTCACAGTTTGCCTCTGACCAACTAGAAACAACAGGACACTAACACGAGCCATGCATCAATTAGCCTCAAACTACAAGAGTCATCTCATTTTATAAGAGCATCGGATGTTGAATTAAGGAATGAAGCATGAAGGTGTAAGAGTGTATCACAGTTGGAATTATACCTGATGCCAACCCTCGATTAGTCTCCAAAATTCTTGGCCAAGGCAACTTTGAACCAAAGAGGAAATCCAATGAAATGTAGTAGTCCAGTCAGCAGATATAAAAAAACCTACCTCATAAGTTCCATGCTGGCAGGATATGTTTGTGACGTATAACGTTGCCTATAATTAACTCTGTGGATAATATATTCACacaactttgagcatgctattaaCAAAAGCAATTTAGGAAGTCAAGGACAACATGTAGATGTCTCAAAGAAATGAAATGAAATACTTAACCTTCTAAATCAATAACACCTACATATTTGTATGCCACAGCAGTACACATAATATAACTTCATATTGGAAATTAACATCTAAGATTAACTGTTCCATAGTCAGACAGCTAAAATACATGCTTCAGTGTTTACCTGAGCAGCTTCATTCAAACCATTTTTCATCCAGATAGAAATCTTTTCTTGTTTTGCTCGTACATTGACGACTGCCCCACATATTTCTTCACCATGATCAAACTGCTCCCCAAGAATAGCTAACTAGCAGaaacataaaaatttaaaaagaatgtAAAATTCATCAGCAGACTGCATCTCCATGTTGTGTTGcaataataataagaagaaaTGAGAATAGAAGCATACTGTGTATAACCACCAAGTATCAACCTTCCCCCTAGAGTAGCTTATGGTCCATTTTCCTCCATTTGCACAGACTGGGTCCTCCCATTTTGGCTCTATCTTGTATTTGAAACGGGAGAAATCTGCTCCGACAGCAATTTGCTTGGTCAATGTATATCTATGAGGACtcgtgcggacgtgtgtttagtcccgcatcggttattcgttggatagattttgcgtacttatacaggatcaaggaactcaaataataccttccggctagccattttaggtgagatctaaagttattacaaatgatatcagagcggacccgacccataacctatgtgaactAGGAGATACTGCGgcatggatccattggggcCGATCACGGGCCGATCAtaatgcttgtgattagatttgaatggatttaaacccTTGGCCCGACGAGGACTTCAGGGCTTAAACggaggaagtatgtgaggatccgtgtggacgtatgtttagtcccacatcggttattcgctgaatAGATCTTgcgtacttatataggatcaagaaacccaaaaataccttccggctagcctttttgggtgaggtcctgggttattacaatattattgtaaagattagaaaaaaaaaggggtataCAAACATATCATCAGTAATCACTACTTCATCAGTATGGAAGAGAGTAATCAAGTGAGTAGCGAACTAAAAGCACATAACACAAAAATGTATGAGTCCTTTAATATAAAACATACAAAAACAAGCCAAGCAAAGAGACTACTCACAAAAAATAAAGCATCATAATTATATTAAATGATAGACAAATTTCAAATTGTTGGTAATAACAGAACCATGCACTTAATATATGATAGAGATGGATTTGACCTCTTAGAAAATGAACCAGGattgaaaatttattttcaggagAAAATTTTAACCAGCTTGTCTGTAATACGACTTCCAACAAATATAGAAACATGAAAAAGGCCAAACagcaaataaaagaataattcaaAATCCTCACCTCTCATATTCAATAAGCTGTCAGTGTAATCTCTGACCACTGCTACTACAATCTTCTTAAAATGCTTTAAAATATTCATATCCATGGATTGCATTAAATATACAAGACCGTCATGGAGAATAATGCCTTTTATAAACTAGGGAGTAGAGGAGACCATGACTAAGAGCAGAAGTTTTGTTTATTGAAGGAACTTAAGCAGGAATTCTCTTCTTTCAATGACATGGTTTGTCCCAAGGAATAACAGGTGATGCACTCTAGTTAGAAGGAATGAAAGGATAACCAAAGGGAACCAGCTAAGCGCTCCAGtcttatccaataatgagtaaTAGGAAAGAGAGTGGAAACCATGGATTCCCTAGAACCATagtcctgaacatgaaaaactGAACAAATTCACTGAAAAAACTGCAGCAAGATACTTCCACTGACCACAATCCCAATTTTTGTGGTCTCAGGAATAGGTACAGCATAAACCATCAGATTCCTTAGGAAATTGAATTACAAtgaatttggagatcagattgATGCTATGGATGATTATTTTGCATAGTATGTAATCGATAAAGCCAGTACTATTTTTACCtgaatggatcttcaaaagaaaagcacaaaaatGGTCTGAAGGTGTTAAAAATCATAGAAATATTCTAATCTGTAAATGAGTAATTGCTGCAGGCAAAACAAGAAATCAATCAACCAGAAAAGCTGTGCAAAATGGAATAcataatgacaatagtttacgAATGATAGCTTCTACTTGTTTACCAAAATAAATGATAGCTTCTACTTTCTTAAAAGCGAGAACTTTCATTCTGAGACACATGGCAAGATGAGTTTATTAAGAACATCTCAAGATGTAAATATGCATTTCAATAACCACTAAAATTGAAAAGAATTTGCCATTATGCTTGACAAGATCAGTGAGAGCTGAAGCTGAATGATCAAAAATATATTCCTAACTTCTTTGTTTCTTCAAAATGAACTCTAGAAGTTTAGAAATCATACATAGTCCTTAGGCCGATGTGGTTACATGTTCAAGGAGAGAACTGCTAAATCCTGAGTTGAAATCTTAATTTGTTGGGTAAGAGTACCCACAGGAAGAAAGCAACCTGAAGGttctctcttcatggcatagTTTTAATTTATGGGGATTGGGGAAGTTCATATTGGTGGTGAAAACCAACAGAAATCCCCTTTCGTCCTTCCGTTAATACATTAGCAGTGAAAGAGAGAATATAATTATATCCATCAAAGAAAACCACCTCCCACTGTATCAGTTGCATGCAATTGGTCCCATGGTTACTATCATAGTATTGTGTTTTATGAACTTAGTTATATGTCCTCCTTTTATTGGTAGCTAACTCTTAATGCCGTGATGAGTGAATGCAGTTGCATAAACATAACGTTAGTTTATATGATAAATTAGTCTAGAGAATGCAATATTAAGAAGTATATGTATGTCATTTGTTTAGAGAtgttacaaacttataatagcagtttaggctagatttaaGCTTTGGCTTTGTGGACATTAGACTGCAATTAAACAATAAAATGGTATGTGTTTCTTAATCACAATCTCTAAGAAAAAAATCCAGACCCACCTAAGACAAAGCAGGCCTAGGGAAAAACCAACAGTTACGAATTTTTACAATATGTCCTTTGGTGactagaaaccaaaaaaaaaatctccgaaGCTCATAAGTTCAATTTAACAAGAAACGGTACTTCAGTTATCATGAACCATAACAACATCAAAGCTTAGAAACTCTTTCCTCCCAACCACAACAACAAAAACAAATTACAAATCCATTAAAGAATATAAAGTGTCTCAGGAAATGCACCTCAGTCCGTCATGATAAATTCGGAACGAAGAAGAACAAAAGAACATTCTTTAgcgagagaaggagaggggggtTACCCTACCCCCTTCGACGGTGGAGAAAGTGTGGACGGGGCGAATGGAGCTTCCCCAAGCGGCCTGCTTGGATTTGGCGGAGGGGTTGTCGAACCAGAAGGTCCACGAGTGCTCCAGAGGATGGCTCTGCCGCAGCCGCCGCGGTCCCTCCTCCGTCTCCGATAGATTCGGATTCTCCACGATCTCCCCTTCCTCCGCCTCTTCCGTCACCGCGGCCGTCGCCATCGCCGTCGCCGGAGCCTCCTTGCCCGTTCCACCGCCCTCTCTGTTCTTCTCCAAAACCATCGCCtcgcctccctctccccccacttctttctctctctttctggaGCTCCGATTTGATATTCGGACCCTATCCTCCTACTCCTAGCCCGGGCAGTGGTTGTTATCGAACCTTGCCCATCGGGCCGGATTCGCGTACACTAGGTCCCTGACCCGGTCCAAAAGAGGTGTAGATTTAGCAACTGGCTGTTCGGACAATAAAGGTTAACAGAAGGTCGCGATGTCCGAGGTGGTCGGATGGTAGTCCATATGCTCGGGTGGCGACGGCTCCGGCACCAATCGTTTAAGAAATGATGCTGGTAAGAGAAGATCATGCTCGAATTTTCCCTTTTAACATCGAATCCAATATGAAATGATAAAAACAAAGAAGTCTTCTTACCAAAAAAATATCCAataaaaaattctttaataCTTAAATTAGAATCTTAGGGTTGGAAATCTAGATTCTGTACTAGTTGAATCACTGAAGGGCTCGATAATCGGCTATTCAGGTCGTAAAATATTAGCAGAAGATTATAATGTGCCTTCAAGATAACTAGGTGGTGATCGATGCGATGCACTTGAGTGGCCATAGGTTGATGTAACACTATGTGGCCTTAGCATggttaaaaaaacaaaagattgaTGTAACACTTCCAATTCCGCAGCTTTGGCCGACATTCCATTTATAGCAGTTAAAGGTAATGAAAGTAACTGTCGTTGCTTAGCATTTTTATCGTTCATTTTATTAAAGtaatatttttagatttgagtCTCCGAAACATATTTAATCCCACATTTTTTTATGCAGCTAAACTGCTCGAGCAGTAACCATCATTTCCATTATAATGGTAAGTAAAGGTTTCAAACGGTTCCATATCATGGGATATGATCTTCCTCAAGTATCATGCTCGATCCCAAGATACATTTGATAGTCTCCATGTCATACATGCCAGTGCCTCCAACAAACATGGTTTTGTAATAAACTTGAGATTCTCAAGAGCAGTTAAAAGGGGATTTTCACCAATTCTTTACATTAATATTGGTTCAAGTCATCAAGTGTGTGTATATAATTCCTATCCAAAAAGAAGGTGTCTTTGTATTAATCAATGTTTAGGGGCTTTTGTGGAAGCCAATATAATTTGTTCATTGACAAATTCCTTCTAGGGCTATGACTGGCTACCGCGGAAGAAAGGGGGTTTAGCCAATTGGAGACACCACTTTTGGGATCATCATTTTCAGAGATCCAATTATCTAGcgattgcatcatttttttccccctcttccGTGACTTCTTTCTTGCTATTCATCTAATTGTGAAGATTATTCAACGATAGCATAACTTGCATCCAAATAAGCCCAAGTATTATGAGTTAAGGTCCGTTGTACCGACCGCACCAATGTATCGGTGGGCACCAgtaccgtaccggttcggctGGTTCGggccaaaagccaaaaaaaaaaaaatttgaggtcGGTACGGGCCAGTACGGGTTGCGAATAGTCGGAACCGAAAAATATAgatgtaccgtaccggttccgTCCGGTACTGACACgcaccggcccgtaccgacctataccgatcggtacggcagaccatggttaTGACAATATCATTATATGGAGAAGAAGTTCAAATATGAAGAAAC encodes the following:
- the LOC103711495 gene encoding eukaryotic translation initiation factor 4E-1-like yields the protein MVLEKNREGGGTGKEAPATAMATAAVTEEAEEGEIVENPNLSETEEGPRRLRQSHPLEHSWTFWFDNPSAKSKQAAWGSSIRPVHTFSTVEGDFSRFKYKIEPKWEDPVCANGGKWTISYSRGKVDTWWLYTLAILGEQFDHGEEICGAVVNVRAKQEKISIWMKNGLNEAAQS